From Camelina sativa cultivar DH55 chromosome 7, Cs, whole genome shotgun sequence, one genomic window encodes:
- the LOC104702534 gene encoding protein disulfide isomerase-like 1-2 → MAFKGLAWFSILLLSLFASSIRSEQTEEFVLTLDHSNFTDTINKHDFILVEFYAPWCGHCQKLAPEYEKAASELSSHNPPLALAKIDASQEANKGIANEYKIQGFPTMKILRNGGKTIQDYNGPREADGIVTYVKKQSGPASVEIKSADVAAEVVGDKNVVAVGVFPKLSGEEFDSFTALAEKLRADYDFAHTLDAKHLPRGDSSVQGPVVRLFKPFDELFVDSKDFNGEALEKFVKESSIPLVTVFDSDPNNHPYVAKFFESPATKAMMFVNFTGATAESLKSKYREVATSNKGQDLAFLVGDAESSQGAFQYFGLEESQVPLIIIQTPDSQKYLKANVEVDQIESWIKDFKDGKVAAHKKSQPIPAENNEPVKVVVAESLDDIVFKSGKNVLIEFYAPWCGHCQKLAPILDEVALSFQNDPSVIIAKLDATANDIPSDTFDVKGFPTIYFRSASGNVKVYEGDRTKEDFINFVEKNSEKKAASHGEESTKIEEPKKTTEEAAAKDEL, encoded by the exons ATGGCGTTCAAGGGTTTAGCGTGGTTTTCGAtccttttgttgtctttgttcgCTTCTTCTATCAGAAGCGAACAGACGGAGGAGTTCGTCTTGACTCTCGATCACTCTAACTTCACCGATACCATCAACAAGCACGATTTCATCCTCGTCGAGTTCTACGCCCCTTG GTGTGGTCACTGTCAGAAGCTTGCTCCTGAG TATGAGAAGGCTGCATCAGAGTTGAGCAGTCATAACCCTCCCCTAGCTCTTGCCAAGATTGATGCCAGTCAGGAAGCTAACAAAGGAATCGCTAACGAGTACAAGATTCAGGGTTTCCCCACTATGAAGATTCTGAGAAATGGTGGGAAAACTATTCAAGATTACAATGGACCTCGTGAAGCCGACGGTATTGTCACTTATGTTAAGAAGCAAAGTGGCCCTGCTTCTGTTGAAATCAAGTCAGCTGATGTTGCTGCTGAGGTTGTTGGTGATAAGAATGTTGTTGCT GTTGGAGTGTTCCCTAAATTATCCGGCGAGGAGTTCGATTCTTTCACGGCCCTTGCTGAGAAATTGCGTGCTGACTATGATTTCGCACACACTTTGGATGCCAAGCATCTTCCTCGTGGAGATTCTTCTGTGCAAGGACCTGTCGTCAGACTATTCAAGCCTTTTGATGAACTCTTTGTTGATTCCAAG GATTTCAATGGGGAAGCTCTAGAGAAATTCGTCAAAGAATCGAGCATTCCACTTGTCACCGTCTTTGACAGTGATCCCAACAACCACCCATATGTTGCCAAATTCTTTGAAAGCCCTGCCACTAAG GCAATGATGTTCGTTAACTTCACCGGGGCAACAGCTGAATCTCTAAAATCAAAGTACCGTGAAGTTGCTACATCCAACAAAGGTCAAGATCTTGCCTTCCTTGTTGGTGATGCTGAGAGCAGCCAAGGCGCTTTCCAG TACTTTGGACTTGAAGAAAGCCAAGTTCCCCTCATCATCATCCAAACTCCTGATAGCCAGAAGTATTTGAAAGCAAATGTTGAGGTTGACCAGATTGAATCATGGATCAAGGACTTCAAG GACGGGAAAGTTGCCGCCCACAAAAAATCTCAACCTATTCCAGCTGAGAACAACGAACCAGTGAAGGTTGTTGTAGCCGAGAGCCTTGACGACATAGTTTTCAAGTCTGGAAAGAATG TTTTGATTGAATTCTACGCACCGTGGTGTGGACATTGCCAAAAACTTGCTCCAATCTTGGACGAAGTGGCTTTGTCATTCCAGAACGACCCAAGTGTGATCATAGCAAAGCTA GACGCAACTGCAAATGATATCCCAAGTGATACCTTTGATGTGAAAGGGTTCCCGACCATTTACTTCAGATCAGCAAGCGGAAACGTTAAAGTGTACGAAGGAGACAGGACAAAGGAAGACTTCATAAACTTCGTTGAGAAGAACAGTGAGAAGAAGGCAGCTTCTCATGGGGAAGAGTCTACCAAGATTGAGGAACCAAAGAAGACTACCGAGGAAGCAGCTGCAAAGGACGAACTGTAG
- the LOC104704940 gene encoding uncharacterized protein At4g04775-like produces MSNLSTKSTGSSSSRVRGRVLGVPKRCWCGEAVITLISKSDPNPYRRYSRCSFAATNKLQNDEHTFKWVDEALLSEVDAFISRNAGLEQQLKELRTERLEFDTMVYQKMEKEVLEKVEDGLGEPKSWNKKMMSVILLVCMVMIGLSKVVG; encoded by the exons ATGAGCAATTTATCAACAAAGTCAACCGGATCATCCAGTTCTCGTGTGAGAGGAAGAGTGTTAGGTGTGCCAAAGAGATGTTGGTGCGGGGAAGCTGTTATTACATTGATCTCGAAATCTGATCCGAATCCTTACCGGAGATACTCCCGTTGTAGTTTTGCTGCAACAAATAAG CTTCAGAACGATGAACACACGTTCAAGTGGGTCGATGAAGCTTTGCTGAGTGAGGTAGATGCATTTATCTCGAGGAATGCTGGACTTGAGCAACAGCTGAAAGAGCTTAGGACAGAGAGGTTGGAGTTTGATACTATGGTTTAtcagaagatggagaaggaggtCTTGGAGAAGGTTGAAGATGGTTTAGGTGAACCCAAATCATGgaataagaagatgatgagtgtTATATTGTTAGTCTGTATGGTCATGATTGGACTAAGCAAAGTAGTTGGTTGA
- the LOC104702536 gene encoding indole glucosinolate O-methyltransferase 4-like, with product MAPSVSVKTTLSNQTLSYLLHQSTVMTNHLQEHLTTCPKRVLAKEEQEVNEKMVSLQAETIVNTVAFPMVLKAALELGVIDTIAAARKGTWLSPSEIAVSLPIKPTNPEAPMLLDRMLRLLASHSILKCGMVERKENGQTGKIERVYAAEPICKFFLKDSDGSGSFSSLFFLLHSQVILKTWTNLKDVILEGKDAFSSAHGMKIFEYINSDGQFAELFSRAMAESSTMVMNKVLEFYRGFKHVNTLVDVGGGVGTIFGIITSKYPHIKGVNFDLAQVLSHAPFYPGVEHVSGDMFIEVPKGDAIFMKWILHDWPDEHCIKILKNCWKSLPEKGIVIIVEMITPVEPKRNDFSCNTVLGMDLLMLTQCSGGKERSLSQFESLAFASGFVRCEIIRGLAYSYSVIEFHK from the exons ATGGCACCAAGTGTGAGTGTTAAAACCACACTTTCCAACCAAACTCtatcttatcttcttcatcaatcaacAGTTATGACAAACCATCTTCAAGAACACTTGACCACTTGCCCAAAACGGGTTCTAGccaaagaagaacaagaagtgAACGAGAAAATGGTGAGCTTGCAAGCAGAGACTATCGTGAATACTGTGGCTTTCCCCATGGTTCTTAAAGCCGCCTTGGAGCTTGGCGTCATCGACACGATCGCTGCTGCAAGAAAAGGCACATGGCTCTCACCGTCTGAGATAGCAGTTAGTCTCCCAATCAAACCCACTAACCCGGAGGCGCCCATGTTGCTGGACCGGATGCTGCGGTTACTCGCCAGCCACTCCATTTTGAAGTGCGGTATGGTtgaaaggaaagaaaatggTCAAACCGGAAAGATCGAGAGGGTATATGCAGCCGAACCGATTTGCAagtttttcttgaaagatagtGACGGCTCTGGTTCTTTCTCGTCTTTGTTCTTTTTGCTCCATAGCCAAGTCATTTTGAAGACTTG GACAAATCTCAAGGATGTGATACTAGAAGGAAAAGATGCATTCAGCTCTGCCCACGGCATGAAAATATTCGAATACATTAATTCGGATGGGCAATTCGCTGAGCTGTTTAGCCGGGCAATGGCGGAATCGTCCACTATGGTCATGAACAAAGTTCTAGAGTTTTACAGAGGATTTAAACATGTTAACACTTTAGTGGATGTAGGAGGAGGAGTTGGCACCATATTTGGTATCATCACTTCGAAGTATCCTCATATCAAGGGTGTTAATTTCGACTTAGCTCAGGTTTTATCTCATGCTCCTTTTTATCCAG GTGTCGAACATGTCTCGGGAGACATGTTTATAGAAGTTCCAAAGGGAGATGCCATCTTTATGAAA TGGATACTACATGATTGGCCGGACGAGCATTGTATAAAGATTCTGAAAAATTGTTGGAAAAGTCTACCAGAAAAAGGGATAGTGATCATCGTAGAGATGATTACACCAGTGGAACCAAAGCGTAATGATTTTTCCTGTAACACTGTGTTGGGGATGGACTTGTTGATGTTAACACAATGCTCGGGTGGTAAAGAGAGATCTCTTTCGCAGTTCGAGAGTTTAGCATTTGCCTCAGGTTTTGTTCGATGTGAAATCATACGTGGTCTTGCTTATTCTTATTCTGTTATCGAATTCCACAAATAA
- the LOC104704937 gene encoding cytosolic Fe-S cluster assembly factor NBP35-like, whose product MDYQVGLMDTDICGPSIPKMLGLEAHDIHQSNFGWSPAYVDENLAAMSIGLIVSLEESDEPTIWRGPRKNGLIKQFLKDVYWGELDFLVVVTPPGTSDENITTIQSLVHTGIDGAIIVTTPQEVSMIDVRKGVNFLAKVDPR is encoded by the coding sequence ATGGACTATCAAGTAGGCCTCATGGATACAGATATATGCGGGCCAAGCATCCCTAAAATGTTAGGCCTTGAAGCGCATGACATTCACCAGAGCAACTTTGGATGGTCTCCTGCTTATGTCGATGAAAACCTCGCTGCCATGTCCATAGGTCTCATTGTCTCCCTCGAAGAATCTGATGAGCCTACCATCTGGAGAGGTCCACGCAAGAACGGTCTCATcaaacagtttttaaaagacGTTTACTGGGGAGAGCTCGATTTCCTTGTCGTTGTTACCCCACCAGGAACCTCTGACGAAAACATCACCACCATCCAGAGCCTTGTACATACGGGGATCGACGGTGCTATCATTGTCACCACCCCTCAGGAAGTCTCCATGATTGATGTCAGAAAAGGAGTCAACTTTCTTGCAAAAGTTGACCCGCGTTGA
- the LOC104702535 gene encoding indole glucosinolate O-methyltransferase 4-like: MTNHLQDPLTTYPKPVLTKEEDEKMVSLQAESIVNTVAFPMVLKAALELGVIDTIVAAGNGAWLSPSEIVDSLPTKPTNPEAPVLLDRMLRLLVSHSILKCRLVEARENGRTGKIKREYATEPVCKFFLKDSDGSGSLLSLFLMFHSQVFFKTWTNLKDVVLEGSDAFSSAHGMRIFEYINSDEQFAEMFNRAMSEPSTMIMKKVLEVYRGFEDVNTLVDVGGGNGTISGLVTSKYPHIKGVNFDLAQVLTQAPFYPGVEHVSGDMFIEVPKGDAIFMKWILHDWTDELCIKILKNCWKSLPEKGKVIIVEMITPTEPKSGDFSSNTVFAMDLLMLTQCSGGKERSISQFESLAFGSGFVRCDIICLAYSYSVIELHK; this comes from the exons ATGACTAACCACCTTCAAGATCCCTTAACCACTTACCCTAAACCGGTTttaaccaaagaagaagacgagaaaaTGGTGAGTTTGCAAGCGGAGAGCATCGTGAACACCGTCGCCTTCCCTATGGTTCTCAAAGCAGCCTTGGAGCTTGGTGTCATCGACACAATCGTTGCTGCAGGCAACGGCGCATGGCTATCACCATCTGAGATAGTGGATAGTCTCCCAACCAAACCTACCAACCCGGAGGCGCCGGTGTTGCTGGACCGGATGCTACGATTACTCGTCAGCCACTCGATCTTGAAGTGTCGTCTGGTTGAAGCCAGAGAAAATGGTCGAACCGGAAAGATCAAGAGAGAATATGCAACCGAACCGGTTTGCAagtttttcttgaaagatagtGACGGCTCTGGTTCTCTTTTGTCTCTGTTCTTAATGTTCCATAGCCAAGTGTTTTTTAAGACTTG GACAAATCTTAAAGATGTGGTACTAGAAGGAAGCGATGCATTCAGCTCTGCCCACGGCATGAGAATTTTTGAATACATTAATTCCGATGAACAATTCGCTGAGATGTTTAATCGCGCCATGTCGGAACCTTCAACCATGATCATGAAGAAGGTTCTAGAAGTATACAGAGGATTTGAAGATGTTAACACTTTGGTGGATGTTGGTGGAGGAAATGGCACCATTTCAGGTCTTGTCACTTCCAAGTATCCTCATATTAAAGGTGTTAATTTCGACTTAGCTCAGGTTTTAACTCAGGCTCCTTTTTATCCAG GAGTCGAGCATGTCTCCGGAGACATGTTTATAGAAGTTCCAAAGGGAGATGCCATCTTTATGAAA TGGATACTACATGATTGGACGGACGAGCTTTGTATAAAGATTCTGAAAAATTGTTGGAAGAGTCTACCAGAAAAAGGGAAAGTGATCATCGTAGAGATGATTACACCAACAGAACCAAAGAGTGGTGACTTTTCCTCCAACACTGTGTTTGCCATGGACTTGTTGATGTTAACACAATGCTCAGGTGGGAAAGAGAGATCTATTTCACAGTTCGAGAGCTTAGCATTTGGGTCAGGTTTTGTTCGATGTGACATCATTTGCCTTGCCTATTCATATTCTGTTATCGAACTCCACAAATAA
- the LOC104702537 gene encoding acetyltransferase At1g77540 isoform X1, with product MTNTAAATSEAKMAAATSEAKMATETPKIVWNEGKRRFETEDHEAYIEYKMRNNGKVMDLVHTYVPSSKRGLGLASHLCVAAFEHASSHSISVVPSCSYVSDTFLPRNQSWKPLVHSEDLKSSI from the exons ATGACGAACACGGCGGCGGCGACATCGGAGGCGAAGATGG CGGCGGCGACATCGGAGGCGAAGATGGCGACGGAGACGCCGAAGATAGTGTGGAACGAAGGGAAACGGAGATTCGAGACGGAGGATCACGAAGCTTACATAGAGTACAAGATGAGAAACAACGGTAAAGTGATGGATCTGGTCCATACCTACGTTCCTTCCTCCAAACGAGGATTAGGTTTAGCTTCTCATCTCTGCGTCGCTGCTTTCGAACACGCCTCCTCTCACTCCATCTCCGTCGTCCCTTCCTGCTCCTACGTTTCG GATACGTTCCTTCCTCGAAACCAGTCATGGAAGCCTCTAGTTCACTCAGAGGATCTCAAGTCTAGCATCTGA
- the LOC104704938 gene encoding UDP-sulfoquinovose synthase, chloroplastic-like: MAHLLSASCPSVISLNSNTSSKSFIKPFGLGQTSFNPQCLSRSSLKGLLFQEKKPRRTSSVFRATAVPLSQQAPPETSANDSSSKPKRVMVIGGDGYCGWATALHLSKKNYEVCIVDNLVRRLFDHQLGLESLTPIADRISRWKALTGKSIELYVGDICDFEFLAESFKSFEPDSVVHFGNRDLRLLSLIQL, encoded by the exons atgGCGCATCTACTTTCAGCTTCATGCCCTTCAGTTATCTCACTTAACAGCAACACCAGTAGCAAGAGTTTCATTAAGCCGTTTGGTTTAGGGCAAACCTCCTTCAATCCTCAATGTCTTTCAAGATCTTCTCTCAAAGGACTCCTCTTCCAAGAGAAGAAACCGAGAAGAACAAGTTCCGTTTTCAGAGCTACTGCTGTGCCCCTAAGCCAACAAGCACCACCTGAAACATCAGCCAATGATTCATCGTCTAAACCAAAACGTGTTATGGTCATTGGTGGAGATGGTTACTGCGGTTGGGCTACTGCCCTTCACTTGTCCAAGAAGAATTACGAAGTTTGCATCGTTGACAACCTTGTAAGGCGGCTTTTCGACCACCAGCTTGGACTTGAGTCACTGACTCCTATAGCTGACCGTATCAGTAGATGGAAGGCTTTGACAGGGAAATCAATTGAGCTATACGTTGGGGATATCTGTGATTTCGAATTCTTGGCTGAGTCTTTCAAGTCTTTTGAGCCTGATTCAGTTGTCCATTTCGGGAACAGAGATCTGCGCCTTTTGAGCCTGATTCAGTT gtga
- the LOC104702537 gene encoding acetyltransferase At1g77540 isoform X2, which yields MTNTAAATSEAKMATETPKIVWNEGKRRFETEDHEAYIEYKMRNNGKVMDLVHTYVPSSKRGLGLASHLCVAAFEHASSHSISVVPSCSYVSDTFLPRNQSWKPLVHSEDLKSSI from the exons ATGACGAACACGGCGGCGGCGACATCGGAGGCGAAGATGGCGACGGAGACGCCGAAGATAGTGTGGAACGAAGGGAAACGGAGATTCGAGACGGAGGATCACGAAGCTTACATAGAGTACAAGATGAGAAACAACGGTAAAGTGATGGATCTGGTCCATACCTACGTTCCTTCCTCCAAACGAGGATTAGGTTTAGCTTCTCATCTCTGCGTCGCTGCTTTCGAACACGCCTCCTCTCACTCCATCTCCGTCGTCCCTTCCTGCTCCTACGTTTCG GATACGTTCCTTCCTCGAAACCAGTCATGGAAGCCTCTAGTTCACTCAGAGGATCTCAAGTCTAGCATCTGA
- the LOC104702537 gene encoding acetyltransferase At1g77540 isoform X3 encodes MTNTAAATSEAKMATETPKIVWNEGKRRFETEDHEAYIEYKMRNNGKVMDLVHTYVPSSKRGLGLASHLCVAAFEHASSHSISVVPSCSYVSDTFLPRNQSWKPLVHSEDLKSSI; translated from the exons ATGACGAACACGGCGGCGGCGACATCGGAG GCGAAGATGGCGACGGAGACGCCGAAGATAGTGTGGAACGAAGGGAAACGGAGATTCGAGACGGAGGATCACGAAGCTTACATAGAGTACAAGATGAGAAACAACGGTAAAGTGATGGATCTGGTCCATACCTACGTTCCTTCCTCCAAACGAGGATTAGGTTTAGCTTCTCATCTCTGCGTCGCTGCTTTCGAACACGCCTCCTCTCACTCCATCTCCGTCGTCCCTTCCTGCTCCTACGTTTCG GATACGTTCCTTCCTCGAAACCAGTCATGGAAGCCTCTAGTTCACTCAGAGGATCTCAAGTCTAGCATCTGA